In the genome of Megachile rotundata isolate GNS110a chromosome 16, iyMegRotu1, whole genome shotgun sequence, the window GGTATCCAGCGAGAAATATGGTCGAGCGTACCTGCTCGTCTTCGTACGCGGTTTACGATTCTCTTAGCATACTCTAGCGCTACAACTTCGAGAACGAGCTCTCTTTTCCCGTCGATCGACTGTTTCGAGCGTATCCGAAGACGCGCGTATCGCCTGCCGGTAAACGCTCTCGCTGGAAAGTCGTGGGCGTAAAGCGGATCCTTGCATCGCCGTACTTCGGTTCCAGGATCTCGACGACGATAAAGGAATCGCGAGCTTTCTTATCGGCGACAGCGATCGTACGTTTCGCGCTGTCGCGAAATCGGCCACTCGTTGCTCGCCGGAACGAGCGAATTCGAAATCCAGGGCGATCTTCGCTCGGTGAAAAGAGCAACGCGAGTCGAAGAAGATTTCCCACGCGTTCGCGACGATGGAGAACCACTGCGGCGCTGATACGGCTCCGAGCCGAGTGGCACGGCGATGCGTCATAAGTAAATACTCGCGTACCTGTAACTCGTTATCGGCGTTAACGCTTACGATACGTCGCGTCGACTGAAATCGAGAACTCCGTTCGCTGGCGAGCAAATTGTACGAGTCGAGTCTCGTCGCGTTCGCGATTACATACCTCGGATCCATTCTCTCTGTTCGTTATTCCCGACCCGTGTCTTGCTCTTTCTCGCCTTCTATTCCCCCACCTTCTGTTTCACTCGCTCTACGCGCGTAACGCGCGTTACGCGAACGACTCGCGGTCAGTCGGCACAGAGGCATCGTTGACGCCACCGAGACCCTCCTTTATCCCTTTCCTCGTTTTCATCCTCGATCGCTCCTTTCCTCTCTCGCATCGTCCAGTCCCCCCGCGATCGCGATGTTTCGCAGCGCGGATACTCTCTCGAACCGATCCTCTTCGCTCGAGTCTCGTTCCTCGTGAAGTATTGCGGGAGTGTCCAGTGTTCGTTCGCTTTCCGACGCCGGGAGAATCCGATGTCGCGAAAAGGATAGAGGAAGAACGAGTTCGACCTCGCGCACGACGTGTTTGGTAATTAACCTTCGACAGACGCGGCTACTTAGCCCGCCAACGCTCTTTTCCGTCCCATCGTCGACGAGCGACGAGATTACTCACGCTATCGGCGATATCGAGCATCGCGATAACGTCGTTTCGCCCGTCCACGCCTTCGTCGCTAAAGGCTTCGGGATCTTTTTACGCCGGTCTCTTCGATGCACGCTTCGAGAGTGCTCGATCTTTATCGCGGATGCTCCTCTCTGAGCGGTAAACCGATAATCGAACGAGTCGCCTCCTATAGATTTTCTCGTCTCCGTGCCGCTAACGTTTCCGATCGCGGAACCGAAACTCGAATTTTCGCTTCTTTCGCGATCGCATCTCGCGATGATCGCATCGCGGAACGTCCTCGACGACGTTTCTCGTTTACGTAACGCGACAAACGCGAGATTTCGAACGGAGGATTGCTCGAGCGCAGGACGCTGCGAACCGACGGTCGGCAACCGGCAAAGGAGCCGGTTTCTCCTCGCGATAGTATCTAACGACGATAATGGGATAACGAGAGTCGCGATAATTAAGCTGGCAGACCGGTACTCCGTCCGGCTAGTCTCGGTGAATCACCGATGCGTCCCGTCGGACTACGCGAGATCATCCGTTACTCGGCGAACGTTCATTTTCGCCGATTCGCTTCCGTCGGATTTGTCCCGTTGCTTCTTTCTCGATCGGTGAACGCGCGGCGTTACGTCAGGCTCCGATACAAAGCCGGTTTACGTAATCGATGGCGACGGTGCGTATTTTTATAATCGACTGCATCGTAAGCCAATACCGAAGTATTCGTTTCAGCGTGGAATATCGCGTTTCTCCGTTCGCTCCCGTGGTTTTTTCAAACGGTCTCGTTTCGGGCGAGATCGACGAATTCGTGGCGGAACGTACGCGCCTCTCGCCGAGGCGAACGGTAACGGGACAGCGAAAAACGCGCTCGAAGACGAGCGAACCGTTTTCAGTCGGTTCGCGAATCGCGGCGAGGAAACGGTCACGGTCGTTGCTCTCGGCGAATTCGTTTCGGGCTCTACCTCGCCGACACCGACCGccatcgacttcgttcgcacgCGGACGAGATCCGTCTTCTGCACAGGAAACGGGAAACTTGGTCGCGACGCAACGGTGTTCTTTCGGAAGTATAACGAGGCACGAGTCACGTAACGCGGTAGTCGGATAAGCGCGCCCGAGCAAGATCGATTTCTCGTAATCAAGGTAACGCGATATCGCAACCGCGACCGATATTATCCTGGCGCCTGTATCGTTTCGACAACCTCTCCGCACACGCGAATTCGTGCCTTTCGCTTCGGCCTCGAGTATTCGTTCGCGCGAACACGGAAACTTTGCGAACCTCCCTTTCTTTCCCTTCTCTTTCGAGCACACTCGAATTACCCCGTCGTTTGTTCGCCGTTTGTTCGCATTAACGGATTCGTCGCACGTCCGCACCTTTTCAATTTCAGGCGTCGATAAGCTGCGCTCCGCGGGACCAGCGGAATGAAGGGGGAAGAGGAGACGGGCGATGAAAGTCGTTCGAAGAAGGAAGAAGAACGGGAGAGACTGCGAGTTCTCTCGGTGGACAAGGTTACCGTGGAGAAGATAGTTTTCGAGTCGTCCAGCGGATCGCGGGAAGTGCTGTTGACGAAGAACGAGAGCTCGAGGAAGCTGTCGATAAAGTCCGAGGTGGGAAAGACGATTCCGACGAGACCCGGAACCGAACGGAAAGAACCCAAGGACGCGAAGAATCGTTCCTCGCTCCCGGAAGATATACTCGCGGCGAAACCGAGCGCCCCGACGGGGTCTAGGATCGAGAAGAGGATCAAGCCCGTCAAACTGACCAAGAGTCCGTCCATCGGTAGCGTTTCGGTACCGTCGTTCGTGCTGAACGGCGTCGCTCGCGCTAGCGATACAAGTTCCGAGGCTCCGTCGAAGGAGTCGAAGCTCGAGGAATCCAAAGAGCTAACCGAAAAGGAAGATCGCGAAACGGATGAGAAGGACAGCGAACGGAAAGACAGAGAGGAGAACGAGGGTGTCGAGGCCAGGGATCGTCTCGAAAAGAGTCGGTCGAACATCAAGGTTCTTCAAAAGAATTTGAACACCAAAATCGACGCCGACACGGTCGAGAGATACGCGAAGAAGCTGCAGGAGCTGCGGGCGAATCGCGCTCTCAGATTGCCCGTGGTCGTCGTCGATTCGAACGCGAACGAGAAGCCGCTCGGTCAGGTCGCGTTCGACGAGGACTTCCTGCGAAGGCACAGTCTCGACGAGAGGCTGAAGATCGAGGAGTCGCCGGAGAGCGAACTCGATCGACGAATCGAAGAGGAATCGGACGAGCTGGCGGCGAGAATCACCACGAAACCCAGCTACAGCGAGCAGGTGTCCGAAGTGGAGAAGAGGTGGTCCGGAGAGTTCTTGGGAAACGGACCGGGACGCGGTTCCTCGGACGAGTCCGAATCCTCTTACGTGGAGGAGTTTGGAGGCGTTTCCTCCGAGGAAAGCGTCGTCGGAGATCCCGGCGCGACGCTGCTCTTCGAGAGAAAGGAGAACTCGGAGGAGAGTCGGGGCTCGGTCGAACTTACCGGAAGGCAAACTTCCGAGGAAGTTCTCGCGGACAGCACCGTGAGCACCCTCGATTCCGATTCGTGTCTCGAGGATAGAATCGGAGCGTtggaggaggaggaagaggtCGATAATCGAAACGAGATCGAGAACGACCGACGACGAGAACTCGATGCCCGATCGTTAACGCGCGAACCAACCGGTCGGTTGAGCGAGGCGACCGTACCGTCCAGGGGCGAGAAGATTTCGAGCGGTTGCTCGACGGATTCCGTCGACTCGACGCGTTCGGGACGAGACGGATACGCGAGTCTCGTAAGAAAATTCGCCATGGACTCGACGTCGGTGGCGGGATCTTCTCGAACGAAGAAGGAAGAGAAGCAAAAGAAAAAGCTGGGTCTCCGGCGATTGTTGCCGGGTTTCTTCTCGCCGAAGGATTCGCGGAAAGATTACAAGAAAAAGAAGGAATCGAAGGAACGGCGAAGACACGAGGATCGACACTTTGCTCGGTACCAGCAAAACGGAAATTACACCAGGTCGCCGGACACGATGAACTTGAACGAGGACATCAAGAGGAACGTGAAGCTCGACAACAGCCTGAACGGATCCATCATCGAGGAAAGGTTGGACGAGATAAAAAGAGAATTGTTTCCGGACCAGTGCCCGATTACCAGCACTCCGGATCATCTGGCGCGCGACGAAGAGCAGGATCTGTTGCGCGATCGAGCCGTCGGGGCCAGGGCATACGCCATCGACTCCAGCCTCAGCTCGATCGCGCCGGACGACGCGTGGAACGACAGGAGCGCGCGTCTCGGAATATCGCCGGACTTTGGCAAGTTCGAGCAGCGACAGAAGCGCGAAGAGTTCTGTCAGAAGTACGGGCCACGTCTCGAACGCAAGCACAGCTTGCAGGAATCGAACCAACCGAATCGAGCGTGTTTCTTTCAGAGAAATCACGGTCCTTCCGGCAGAATCTCGGCACCGCCCACCGAGAGGTTCATCGTGAGGCCGAGAGCGATCCACCCGATCGACAGACCGTTACCGGCGATTCCGGCATTGCCGCGACCCCGAATCGATTCGTCCAACTACGAGAACTATCCGGAGGAACGAGGACAACGCCGACCTATTCGTTACGACAGAACCGCGTACACGATCGAAGAGCCGGAATACTCGAACGAATCGGCGCTGTACGAGAACGAGGCTCCGTCGGCTGGTTTGATCCTGAAGTCGGTTTCGGCTCAAGTGAAGATCACGCGGCAACCGATTGGCAATCAGAACCAGAAGAGAGCTCCGTTGGTCGGCCGATCGGCCAAGTACCTTTCGTCGGGTTCCAGCCAGAAGTCCGGGGATTACGGCGATTCGAGCTGCACCCCGAATTCTAGCCAGAAGAGCGAGTTCTCGCCGTCGAGCTCGAAAAGCGGCGAATACTACTTGAACTCGCCGCGCAACAGCGGCTCTCCCAACGGCAGAGACTTCGACGAGGAGAATAGCCCTCCGAGCCGAGAGGGCATTTACGAGAACGAAAAGTCTCCTTCGAGATCGTCCACTCGATGCGCGGACGAGCGGATCTACGACGAGACTCCGTCCTCGGATCGCGAAGCGAAACGACCGAACTGTTCGCTGGACAACACGGACTCTTCTCCGAGTAGAGTTTGCCCGAAAGACGAACGTCCCACGTCGCCGAGAAGTAACGCGGACAAGCGGAGCGACGGAGAAGCGTCGGTGAGCAAGGCGCGTGGATCTCGAATCGCGCCACCGCCGCCGCAACCCACTTCCAGAAGATCTCAGCCCAACGAGCAGATCCTGATCGCCTCGCCGAAGAGGGAAGTCGCGTACGAGACCAGGATACCTCGGCCCGTCAACGAATCCGGACGTTGCGCGGTCGAATCTCCGGTGCGCCTCGCCAACTCGCCTCACGGGCTAGCCGCAACGAACGCGTTGGACGCGCGGAACCAAGACTCCGGAAGCGGAAATCGGGAGGTTTCGGGCTCGAGGGCCGTCGAGTATTCGACCGGTGCCGAGATAGCTCGACCAGAACCCGTTTACGGGCATCGAAACGAACGGAACGCGGACGGTTCGGAGGTCAGCGACGGAGCGCCGCGGACGCAGGGACCAGCGACTTCTCCGTCGAGGAGTCCCTCGAACCGAAACGAAGCTGTCGCGCCGGAGAGGAACGCGTCGCGAACGGGAAATTCTGGCGAACCCGTGGAAAGTTCGCGACGAGGACAAAGTCAGCCGACGGTTCGATCGCCGCGCTCGATTCCGTTGCTCGCGATCGACGCGCAACGATCCCGGAATTCCGGCCAACAGACGGCGTACGGGATCGCGAACTCGGGACGCGCGGAACCGCAACGGGTCTTGCAGCCACAGCCGCAACCGCAAAGGCAACGACCGGAACCGCGATCGCGATCGCCCGCGTCGCAGAGTGTCGAGGAGGCCGCGTATCTTCGGCGAATTCCGGAAACGACGCACGGGCAGGAGCTGGTCGTCGGACCGCCGTCGCCGTCCAAGCAGGAAACTCGCCAGCGTTTAGAGGCGTTCTATTGGCAACAAAAGACCCTGGAAGCGAACAGAAAGGCCGTCGCGCCTCCGACCAACTCGACGTCGAGACAGATGGGAAGAAAAATTGATTTACCCGAGGTCAGGGAGGCGGTGTATTGGCAACGGCTCAAGAAGTTGGACGAGGAGCAACAGAGGCGTATTTACGAGCAGAATTTGATGGAGGAGCGGTCGTATCGCGACACGGGATCGAAGAGCCCCGCCGCGAGATCGACGGGTCCGAGGCAAGTTCCGGCGACTACCGCTTATGGAGAAGGGACTCCGTGGGCCGGCAACGTCGCTCGCTCGAAACCGAATCCCACCGGAAAGCCGCCGCTGATGCAGAGTCAAAAAGGTCAGAATCAACCCGTGCTGATCGTCAGACCGCAACAAGCGATTCGAGAACGTCGGGAAACGATACCGGTCAAGCCGGTCGACTCGAGCGCCGGCCAAGAGACGCAGAGATCGAAAAGCGCGTCTCCGCATTTCCATCGCGGCGGCGACTCGCGCCAAATCGTCCCGCGAAAACTCGACACCCCGTCGACTTACGAAGAGGAGGCGACGGCGAACGACGACGAGGGGAAAATCGCGCCTCCACCGATATTCAAGAGGGGCAGCCTGATCGGTGGAGAATCGGCGGAATACGGTAGCGCCAGTGGTGCCAAGCGAGTCAGCTTTTCGAACCAGTCGGCGATCGGTCAAGATCTGGTCAGCGGAAATTGGCCGACGAAACGCGGAATCGCTCCGGAACCGCCGACGCGAACGCGCCGCAGCGAGGACAGCGTTTCCGACACGGACTCCGTGTTTCTTCGACGAGACGCCTGTCCCGACACGGAATACGACGCCGACAGGCCGCTGCCGCCGTTACCGCCTCCGGTCCAAGACGCCGTATCTTCCGGAAATTCCAGCGGAATCACCGCGCCGAGAAGCAACGCTTCCGGAGACGCTCGATGGAACGCGAGAGCGGATCCCCGACGAGCCATCAGCCCACACCGAATGCTTCG includes:
- the LOC100883165 gene encoding uncharacterized protein LOC100883165 isoform X8 encodes the protein MKGEEETGDESRSKKEEERERLRVLSVDKVTVEKIVFESSSGSREVLLTKNESSRKLSIKSEVGKTIPTRPGTERKEPKDAKNRSSLPEDILAAKPSAPTGSRIEKRIKPVKLTKSPSIGSVSVPSFVLNGVARASDTSSEAPSKESKLEESKELTEKEDRETDEKDSERKDREENEGVEARDRLEKSRSNIKVLQKNLNTKIDADTVERYAKKLQELRANRALRLPVVVVDSNANEKPLGQVAFDEDFLRRHSLDERLKIEESPESELDRRIEEESDELAARITTKPSYSEQVSEVEKRWSGEFLGNGPGRGSSDESESSYVEEFGGVSSEESVVGDPGATLLFERKENSEESRGSVELTGRQTSEEVLADSTVSTLDSDSCLEDRIGALEEEEEVDNRNEIENDRRRELDARSLTREPTGRLSEATVPSRGEKISSGCSTDSVDSTRSGRDGYASLVRKFAMDSTSVAGSSRTKKEEKQKKKLGLRRLLPGFFSPKDSRKDYKKKKESKERRRHEDRHFARYQQNGNYTRSPDTMNLNEDIKRNVKLDNSLNGSIIEERLDEIKRELFPDQCPITSTPDHLARDEEQDLLRDRAVGARAYAIDSSLSSIAPDDAWNDRSARLGISPDFGKFEQRQKREEFCQKYGPRLERKHSLQESNQPNRACFFQRNHGPSGRISAPPTERFIVRPRAIHPIDRPLPAIPALPRPRIDSSNYENYPEERGQRRPIRYDRTAYTIEEPEYSNESALYENEAPSAGLILKSVSAQVKITRQPIGNQNQKRAPLVGRSAKYLSSGSSQKSGDYGDSSCTPNSSQKSEFSPSSSKSGEYYLNSPRNSGSPNGRDFDEENSPPSREGIYENEKSPSRSSTRCADERIYDETPSSDREAKRPNCSLDNTDSSPSRVCPKDERPTSPRSNADKRSDGEASVSKARGSRIAPPPPQPTSRRSQPNEQILIASPKREVAYETRIPRPVNESGRCAVESPVRLANSPHGLAATNALDARNQDSGSGNREVSGSRAVEYSTGAEIARPEPVYGHRNERNADGSEVSDGAPRTQGPATSPSRSPSNRNEAVAPERNASRTGNSGEPVESSRRGQSQPTVRSPRSIPLLAIDAQRSRNSGQQTAYGIANSGRAEPQRVLQPQPQPQRQRPEPRSRSPASQSVEEAAYLRRIPETTHGQELVVGPPSPSKQETRQRLEAFYWQQKTLEANRKAVAPPTNSTSRQMGRKIDLPEVREAVYWQRLKKLDEEQQRRIYEQNLMEERSYRDTGSKSPAARSTGPRQVPATTAYGEGTPWAGNVARSKPNPTGKPPLMQSQKGQNQPVLIVRPQQAIRERRETIPVKPVDSSAGQETQRSKSASPHFHRGGDSRQIVPRKLDTPSTYEEEATANDDEGKIAPPPIFKRGSLIGGESAEYGSASGAKRVSFSNQSAIGQDLVSGNWPTKRGIAPEPPTRTRRSEDSVSDTDSVFLRRDACPDTEYDADRPLPPLPPPVQDAVSSGNSSGITAPRSNASGDARWNARADPRRAISPHRMLRQKEEEWNSDGKGRQSNDIGGSGRGEGEAGSNEIPGGRRGGGGGGGIGVGGGGSVLGVGGGGGIGGSGGGGSGGRSGSVGGGRSRDEPRRHTLGGDHQPSLHHQQFNAAQQLHPLHPHHLPPPHGQYGTPPTRHTTMDLEMGTKSRQRKSPLPRGYPPPSSTMLLDEDPGIMSEVETSSTGFRRGGKQRSSLPVVRNPSKTLERPLGLVFLQYRNETKRALLPNEITSIDTVKALFVRSFPKQLTMEYLDSPHVKVYIHDSNKDMFYELEDLRSHLRDIRDRSVLRLFESTDGVTGMSGPLGIPGTGAGLPPHWEDQSYFSEPEFDSEYQHQHIHKSKTAKNSSSGSSGYYIGGSSTLPRGGPLMRAYSPAASSVVGGPSSTPTQPKPLATPGGGGVPPAKPLRSYHCGKSPLGSLGGSARFSRDSSVSLYSIADRLHGESGYMSSPERGGGVGSGSGRYPPGPYSAGSSYEDPYYSQYSGTVTPVIDEEASDTELLEESYSLYGVKPPGRPPSGPPRSPFPPGAPPPLPPGGQSYDATRIRVEHMERQLANLTGLVQKALTHAPHTSPSPRDYLQVPAGRDPYARGPDKSVSFEKSVSFSDDPPDMNSPKQHSPQHAADTKPTKPAIKSSTLPRMSSQERDRHKPTPPPKPAALVAGQYVYRDLALTPEMYNQLRGLQKKAKDLRQEVRNLRRMSQAQAHTIRETILDTFITIRAMLLSCGDAAWDAEKIRLSREEDFYRQEMLRLVKDLTELENTVEELRGNVINRKTRVNMSDVENMALIMSKSSKTVADLKVRFPSLLECMKGLLSSEMEMVVRAEKFLKEEPERLESVVKRCKKLTSTLVTLKRLASVQEQRLPNAATSVDAEETPPITPTSAQHSKATAPVPAERTVVGSASVIGGGPHALEPPATHQQRPENALDALLDELQTFSRPSSQLGHVAAQTSSRGEAPGAVTTSVGTPARAPCISDIGRKGSVDSSSGTVVALAPAGPPTNTGGTLRRLHSYPSSSDTDTSPPIARLQVSLQDQQPSLPTLPQGFVPGQKPPVPERNAELLQLATARRVPPPPPPRTSSRSPLASPTSPQLPPRNHSCNLQTGNATLRRPPARGTQPIKEGKPPMALPAEAVVPALETGPTLLHNNGSSTSQSSAVLSTSNSSSCESVNSQEGLQSKKGRQEQLEQRHQELLRKQKALQEQYARLQQLQRNTAGLTTVPPAPPDLLKKTGSESNLLAKMGLGLSAASSGSLTSLAAKPITAVSQESSVDGAHRSRPEQSGEQSRSTGPSVNATSATVTATNTVSTASTESNDVDQVSNSSAISNGAAVATASTAAASNCATASTTTTTTTSKIYETDIL
- the LOC100883165 gene encoding uncharacterized protein LOC100883165 isoform X14, encoding MKGEEETGDESRSKKEEERERLRVLSVDKVTVEKIVFESSSGSREVLLTKNESSRKLSIKSEVGKTIPTRPGTERKEPKDAKNRSSLPEDILAAKPSAPTGSRIEKRIKPVKLTKSPSIGSVSVPSFVLNGVARASDTSSEAPSKESKLEESKELTEKEDRETDEKDSERKDREENEGVEARDRLEKSRSNIKVLQKNLNTKIDADTVERYAKKLQELRANRALRLPVVVVDSNANEKPLGQVAFDEDFLRRHSLDERLKIEESPESELDRRIEEESDELAARITTKPSYSEQVSEVEKRWSGEFLGNGPGRGSSDESESSYVEEFGGVSSEESVVGDPGATLLFERKENSEESRGSVELTGRQTSEEVLADSTVSTLDSDSCLEDRIGALEEEEEVDNRNEIENDRRRELDARSLTREPTGRLSEATVPSRGEKISSGCSTDSVDSTRSGRDGYASLVRKFAMDSTSVAGSSRTKKEEKQKKKLGLRRLLPGFFSPKDSRKDYKKKKESKERRRHEDRHFARYQQNGNYTRSPDTMNLNEDIKRNVKLDNSLNGSIIEERLDEIKRELFPDQCPITSTPDHLARDEEQDLLRDRAVGARAYAIDSSLSSIAPDDAWNDRSARLGISPDFGKFEQRQKREEFCQKYGPRLERKHSLQESNQPNRACFFQRNHGPSGRISAPPTERFIVRPRAIHPIDRPLPAIPALPRPRIDSSNYENYPEERGQRRPIRYDRTAYTIEEPEYSNESALYENEAPSAGLILKSVSAQVKITRQPIGNQNQKRAPLVGRSAKYLSSGSSQKSGDYGDSSCTPNSSQKSEFSPSSSKSGEYYLNSPRNSGSPNGRDFDEENSPPSREGIYENEKSPSRSSTRCADERIYDETPSSDREAKRPNCSLDNTDSSPSRVCPKDERPTSPRSNADKRSDGEASVSKARGSRIAPPPPQPTSRRSQPNEQILIASPKREVAYETRIPRPVNESGRCAVESPVRLANSPHGLAATNALDARNQDSGSGNREVSGSRAVEYSTGAEIARPEPVYGHRNERNADGSEVSDGAPRTQGPATSPSRSPSNRNEAVAPERNASRTGNSGEPVESSRRGQSQPTVRSPRSIPLLAIDAQRSRNSGQQTAYGIANSGRAEPQRVLQPQPQPQRQRPEPRSRSPASQSVEEAAYLRRIPETTHGQELVVGPPSPSKQETRQRLEAFYWQQKTLEANRKAVAPPTNSTSRQMGRKIDLPEVREAVYWQRLKKLDEEQQRRIYEQNLMEERSYRDTGSKSPAARSTGPRQVPATTAYGEGTPWAGNVARSKPNPTGKPPLMQSQKGQNQPVLIVRPQQAIRERRETIPVKPVDSSAGQETQRSKSASPHFHRGGDSRQIVPRKLDTPSTYEEEATANDDEGKIAPPPIFKRGSLIGGESAEYGSASGAKRVSFSNQSAIGQDLVSGNWPTKRGIAPEPPTRTRRSEDSVSDTDSVFLRRDACPDTEYDADRPLPPLPPPVQDAVSSGNSSGITAPRSNASGDARWNARADPRRAISPHRMLRQKEEEWNSDGKGRQSNDIGGSGRGEGEAGSNEIPGGRRGGGGGGGIGVGGGGSVLGVGGGGGIGGSGGGGSGGRSGSVGGGRSRDEPRRHTLGGDHQPSLHHQQFNAAQQLHPLHPHHLPPPHGQYGTPPTRHTTMDLEMGTKSRQRKSPLPRGYPPPSSTMLLDEDPGIMSEVETSSTGFRRGGKQRSSLPVVRNPSKTLERPLGLVFLQYRNETKRALLPNEITSIDTVKALFVRSFPKQLTMEYLDSPHVKVYIHDSNKDMFYELEDLRSHLRDIRDRSVLRLFESTDGVTGMSGPLGIPGTGAGLPPHWEDQSYFSEPEFDSEYQHQHIHKSKTAKNSSSGSSGYYIGGSSTLPRGGPLMRAYSPAASSVVGGPSSTPTQPKPLATPGGGGVPPAKPLRSYHCGKSPLGSLGGSARFSRDSSVSLYSIADRLHGESGYMSSPERGGGVGSGSGRYPPGPYSAGSSYEDPYYSQYSGTVTPVIDEEASDTELLEESYSLYGVKPPGRPPSGPPRSPFPPGAPPPLPPGGQSYDATRIRVEHMERQLANLTGLVQKALTHAPHTSPSPRDYLQVPAGRDPYARGPGAGDEFDKHSSSSSASLPVSQPAVTDDSYLRTDVKPPKLGKDKSVSFEKSVSFSDDPPDMNSPKQHSPQHAADTKPTKPAIKSSTLPRMSSQERDRHKPTPPPKPAALVAGQYVYRDLALTPEMYNQLRGLQKKAKDLRQEVRNLRRMSQAQAHTIRETILDTFITIRAMLLSCGDAAWDAEKIRLSREEDFYRQEMLRLVKDLTELENTVEELRGNVINRKTRVNMSDVENMALIMSKSSKTVADLKVRFPSLLECMKGLLSSEMEMVVRAEKFLKEEPERLESVVKRCKKLTSTLVTLKRLASVQEQRLPNAATSVDAEETPPITPTSAQHSKYGWKWSTNFKEAIQTSHEQLPLCQRNALSWGQRASSGEGPTLSSHPPPISSVRRTHSTLC
- the LOC100883165 gene encoding uncharacterized protein LOC100883165 isoform X1 gives rise to the protein MKGEEETGDESRSKKEEERERLRVLSVDKVTVEKIVFESSSGSREVLLTKNESSRKLSIKSEVGKTIPTRPGTERKEPKDAKNRSSLPEDILAAKPSAPTGSRIEKRIKPVKLTKSPSIGSVSVPSFVLNGVARASDTSSEAPSKESKLEESKELTEKEDRETDEKDSERKDREENEGVEARDRLEKSRSNIKVLQKNLNTKIDADTVERYAKKLQELRANRALRLPVVVVDSNANEKPLGQVAFDEDFLRRHSLDERLKIEESPESELDRRIEEESDELAARITTKPSYSEQVSEVEKRWSGEFLGNGPGRGSSDESESSYVEEFGGVSSEESVVGDPGATLLFERKENSEESRGSVELTGRQTSEEVLADSTVSTLDSDSCLEDRIGALEEEEEVDNRNEIENDRRRELDARSLTREPTGRLSEATVPSRGEKISSGCSTDSVDSTRSGRDGYASLVRKFAMDSTSVAGSSRTKKEEKQKKKLGLRRLLPGFFSPKDSRKDYKKKKESKERRRHEDRHFARYQQNGNYTRSPDTMNLNEDIKRNVKLDNSLNGSIIEERLDEIKRELFPDQCPITSTPDHLARDEEQDLLRDRAVGARAYAIDSSLSSIAPDDAWNDRSARLGISPDFGKFEQRQKREEFCQKYGPRLERKHSLQESNQPNRACFFQRNHGPSGRISAPPTERFIVRPRAIHPIDRPLPAIPALPRPRIDSSNYENYPEERGQRRPIRYDRTAYTIEEPEYSNESALYENEAPSAGLILKSVSAQVKITRQPIGNQNQKRAPLVGRSAKYLSSGSSQKSGDYGDSSCTPNSSQKSEFSPSSSKSGEYYLNSPRNSGSPNGRDFDEENSPPSREGIYENEKSPSRSSTRCADERIYDETPSSDREAKRPNCSLDNTDSSPSRVCPKDERPTSPRSNADKRSDGEASVSKARGSRIAPPPPQPTSRRSQPNEQILIASPKREVAYETRIPRPVNESGRCAVESPVRLANSPHGLAATNALDARNQDSGSGNREVSGSRAVEYSTGAEIARPEPVYGHRNERNADGSEVSDGAPRTQGPATSPSRSPSNRNEAVAPERNASRTGNSGEPVESSRRGQSQPTVRSPRSIPLLAIDAQRSRNSGQQTAYGIANSGRAEPQRVLQPQPQPQRQRPEPRSRSPASQSVEEAAYLRRIPETTHGQELVVGPPSPSKQETRQRLEAFYWQQKTLEANRKAVAPPTNSTSRQMGRKIDLPEVREAVYWQRLKKLDEEQQRRIYEQNLMEERSYRDTGSKSPAARSTGPRQVPATTAYGEGTPWAGNVARSKPNPTGKPPLMQSQKGQNQPVLIVRPQQAIRERRETIPVKPVDSSAGQETQRSKSASPHFHRGGDSRQIVPRKLDTPSTYEEEATANDDEGKIAPPPIFKRGSLIGGESAEYGSASGAKRVSFSNQSAIGQDLVSGNWPTKRGIAPEPPTRTRRSEDSVSDTDSVFLRRDACPDTEYDADRPLPPLPPPVQDAVSSGNSSGITAPRSNASGDARWNARADPRRAISPHRMLRQKEEEWNSDGKGRQSNDIGGSGRGEGEAGSNEIPGGRRGGGGGGGIGVGGGGSVLGVGGGGGIGGSGGGGSGGRSGSVGGGRSRDEPRRHTLGGDHQPSLHHQQFNAAQQLHPLHPHHLPPPHGQYGTPPTRHTTMDLEMGTKSRQRKSPLPRGYPPPSSTMLLDEDPGIMSEVETSSTGFRRGGKQRSSLPVVRNPSKTLERPLGLVFLQYRNETKRALLPNEITSIDTVKALFVRSFPKQLTMEYLDSPHVKVYIHDSNKDMFYELEDLRSHLRDIRDRSVLRLFESTDGVTGMSGPLGIPGTGAGLPPHWEDQSYFSEPEFDSEYQHQHIHKSKTAKNSSSGSSGYYIGGSSTLPRGGPLMRAYSPAASSVVGGPSSTPTQPKPLATPGGGGVPPAKPLRSYHCGKSPLGSLGGSARFSRDSSVSLYSIADRLHGESGYMSSPERGGGVGSGSGRYPPGPYSAGSSYEDPYYSQYSGTVTPVIDEEASDTELLEESYSLYGVKPPGRPPSGPPRSPFPPGAPPPLPPGGQSYDATRIRVEHMERQLANLTGLVQKALTHAPHTSPSPRDYLQVPAGRDPYARGPGAGDEFDKHSSSSSASLPVSQPAVTDDSYLRTDVKPPKLGKDKSVSFEKSVSFSDDPPDMNSPKQHSPQHAADTKPTKPAIKSSTLPRMSSQERDRHKPTPPPKPAALVAGQYVYRDLALTPEMYNQLRGLQKKAKDLRQEVRNLRRMSQAQAHTIRETILDTFITIRAMLLSCGDAAWDAEKIRLSREEDFYRQEMLRLVKDLTELENTVEELRGNVINRKTRVNMSDVENMALIMSKSSKTVADLKVRFPSLLECMKGLLSSEMEMVVRAEKFLKEEPERLESVVKRCKKLTSTLVTLKRLASVQEQRLPNAATSVDAEETPPITPTSAQHSKATAPVPAERTVVGSASVIGGGPHALEPPATHQQRPENALDALLDELQTFSRPSSQLGHVAAQTSSRGEAPGAVTTSVGTPARAPCISDIGRKGSVDSSSGTVVALAPAGPPTNTGGTLRRLHSYPSSSDTDTSPPIARLQVSLQDQQPSLPTLPQGFVPGQKPPVPERNAELLQLATARRVPPPPPPRTSSRSPLASPTSPQLPPRNHSCNLQTGNATLRRPPARGTQPIKEGKPPMALPAEAVVPALETGPTLLHNNGSSTSQSSAVLSTSNSSSCESVNSQEGLQSKKGRQEQLEQRHQELLRKQKALQEQYARLQQLQRNTAGLTTVPPAPPDLLKKTGSESNLLAKMGLGLSAASSGSLTSLAAKPITAVSQESSVDGAHRSRPEQSGEQSRSTGPSVNATSATVTATNTVSTASTESNDVDQVSNSSAISNGAAVATASTAAASNCATASTTTTTTTSKIYETDIL